The following are from one region of the Halictus rubicundus isolate RS-2024b chromosome 15, iyHalRubi1_principal, whole genome shotgun sequence genome:
- the LOC143361700 gene encoding uncharacterized protein LOC143361700 — MFENVSPDKAMAFVRLSIALICGWPLPTAATKAQVLCLRIAKVLSALSALALFFPVLNAAILYVDDFAAFSKAVVMAISALQVFFFTLLCTAKHDDFQRLIEDIRVTLKNAKSYERNVFQRYIDTYSMFYGLTVIWYYVSPMVVVVGSIFLPQPFPTISEYPFRVDYAPVRIIIFLHQAIVGFQCSASVSLNMFAALFLLYTAAKYEILMIDMREAASVDAFMKCMKKYHAVKRFAKDVIAATQYIACITILCSSTNIVLCGLNIIGRQSFVVKLQFVVLSWTGLMEVFMCALPADSLINVSTNAVRSVYESTWYDQALEVQKTVLRMIVPQKPMAISFKCFIPVLCLEYYCSVPVQFICKFILYASIVVVIFEY; from the exons ATGTTCGAAAACGTGTCGCCGGACAAGGCGATGGCCTTCGTTCGACTTAGCATAGCTTTGATCTGTGGCTGGCCGTTGCCAACGGCGGCCACGAAAGCTCAGGTTTTGTGTCTCAGAATTGCAAAGGTGTTGAGTGCTCTTAGCGCGCTTGCATTGTTCTTTCCAGTATTAAACGCAGCGATCCTTTACGTCGACGATTTCGCCGCATTTTCGAAGGCAGTCGTCATGGCGATTTCCGCGCTTCAGGTTTTCTTCTTCACGTTGCTTTGCACCGCAAAGCACGATGACTTTCAG CGTTTGATCGAGGACATAAGAGTTACTTTAAAGAACGCGAAATCCTACGAAAGAAACGTCTTTCAACGGTACATCGACACGTACTCCATGTTTTATGGGCTGACCGTAATATGGTATTACGTCAGCCCCATGGTCGTCGTCGTTGGAAGTATTTTTCTACCTCAGCCGTTTCCAACAATCTCGGAATACCCTTTCCGCGTCGATTACGCACCCGTGAGAATCATAATTTTTCTACATCAAGCCATTGTCGGCTTTCAATGTTCAGCATCGGTCAGCCTGAACATGTTCGCGGCATTGTTCCTTCTGTACACCGCAGCGAAGTACGAGATACTGATGATAGACATGAGAGAGGCTGCCAGCGTTGATGCGTTCATGAAGTGCATGAAAAAGTATCACGCAGTGAAGAG aTTTGCGAAGGATGTCATCGCAGCCACTCAGTATATCGCTTGTATCACGATACTATGTAGCAGTACGAACATTGTACTTTGCGGTTTGAATATTATAGGA CGGCAATCGTTCGTGGTAAAACTGCAGTTTGTGGTCTTGTCTTGGACCGGATTGATGGAGGTTTTCATGTGCGCGTTGCCGGCCGACAGTTTGATAAATGTG AGTACAAACGCTGTTCGAAGTGTATACGAATCGACATGGTACGATCAAGCACTAGAGGTGCAAAAAACTGTACTTCGAATGATAGTACCTCAGAAACCGATGGCCATCAGCTTTAAATGCTTCATCCCTGTACTTTGCTTGGAATATTACTGCTCGGTACCTGTCCAATTTATATGCAAATTCATTTTATATGCATCTATTGTCGtagtaatatttgaatattag
- the LOC143361303 gene encoding uncharacterized protein LOC143361303 isoform X1 codes for MFGTVTPEKAITFVRLSIRLVCGWPQPSVSTKAQVLCFRISKLLSAINVFGLFLAVLSATILHSGDASAFSNAAFMAIATGQVCVLSLITTIHHDRFQRLVEIITVSVKNAKSYERNVYQRYVDTYYKFYGLTAMWNYMSAMVVIVGSIFLPQPLPTISEYPFRVDYGLVRIVIFLHQAIVGLQCSASISLNMFAALLLLYAAARYEILMIDLRESTSIDALIACVKKYHAVTRFAKDVINGTRGIAVVTVTAGSMKVVLCGLNIIGRTTFLEKVQFMTLAWTTLMEVFMCALPADSLINTSTNAVRSAYESTWYDQVLAVQKTILRVLVPQEAMAIRVTCLIPALSLEYYCSYLSHAFSLFTALRMVFGEDADFLSSKSTNSTCCAD; via the exons ATGTTCGGAACCGTGACGCCAGAGAAGGCGATCACTTTCGTTCGACTTAGCATACGATTGGTCTGCGGCTGGCCGCAGCCATCGGTGTCTACGAAAGCTCAGGTCTTGTGTTTCAGAATTTCGAAATTGTTGAGTGCTATCAACGTGTTTGGATTGTTCCTTGCAGTATTAAGTGCGACCATACTTCACTCCGGCGATGCAAGCGCCTTCTCAAACGCTGCCTTCATGGCAATTGCTACGGGCCAGGTGTGTGTATTGTCACTCATCACCACCATTCATCATGATCGCTTTCAG CGTTTAGTCGAGATTATAACAGTTTCCGTGAAAAACGCGAAGTCCTACGAAAGAAACGTCTATCAACGATACGTCGACACGTATTACAAGTTTTACGGACTGACTGCAATGTGGAATTACATGAGCGCAATGGTCGTCATCGTTGGGAGTATTTTTCTACCTCAGCCGCTCCCAACGATCTCCGAATATCCGTTCCGCGTCGATTACGGACTCGTGAGGATTGTAATCTTTCTGCATCAAGCCATTGTCGGCCTTCAATGCTCAGCATCGATCAGCCTGAACATGTTCGCAGCATTGTTACTTCTGTACGCCGCAGCGCGATACGAGATACTGATGATAGATCTGAGAGAGTCTACCAGCATCGATGCGTTGATCGCGTGCGTGAAAAAGTATCACGCAGTGACCAG ATTTGCAAAGGATGTTATCAATGGTACTCGAGGCATAGCTGTCGTCACGGTAACAGCTGGCAGTATGAAGGTTGTACTATGTGGTTTGAATATTATAGGA CGAACAACCTTCTTGGAAAAAGTGCAGTTTATGACTTTGGCTTGGACTACATTGATGGAGGTTTTCATGTGCGCGTTGCCGGCCGACAGTTTGATAAATACG AGTACAAACGCTGTTCGAAGTGCATACGAATCGACATGGTACGATCAAGTACTGGCTGTGCAAAAAACTATACTTCGCGTTTTAGTACCTCAGGAGGCTATGGCCATCCGCGTTACGTGCTTAATCCCTGCACTGTCTTTGGAATATTACTGCTCG TACCTTTCACACGCTTTCTCCTTATTTACTGCTCTGCGAATGGTGTTTGGCGAAGACGCCGATTTTCTGTCATCCAAATCAACTAATAGCACATGTTGCGCTGATTAA
- the LOC143361303 gene encoding uncharacterized protein LOC143361303 isoform X2 — protein sequence MFGTVTPEKAITFVRLSIRLVCGWPQPSVSTKAQVLCFRISKLLSAINVFGLFLAVLSATILHSGDASAFSNAAFMAIATGQVCVLSLITTIHHDRFQRLVEIITVSVKNAKSYERNVYQRYVDTYYKFYGLTAMWNYMSAMVVIVGSIFLPQPLPTISEYPFRVDYGLVRIVIFLHQAIVGLQCSASISLNMFAALLLLYAAARYEILMIDLRESTSIDALIACVKKYHAVTRFAKDVINGTRGIAVVTVTAGSMKVVLCGLNIIGFMTLAWTTLMEVFMCALPADSLINTSTNAVRSAYESTWYDQVLAVQKTILRVLVPQEAMAIRVTCLIPALSLEYYCSYLSHAFSLFTALRMVFGEDADFLSSKSTNSTCCAD from the exons ATGTTCGGAACCGTGACGCCAGAGAAGGCGATCACTTTCGTTCGACTTAGCATACGATTGGTCTGCGGCTGGCCGCAGCCATCGGTGTCTACGAAAGCTCAGGTCTTGTGTTTCAGAATTTCGAAATTGTTGAGTGCTATCAACGTGTTTGGATTGTTCCTTGCAGTATTAAGTGCGACCATACTTCACTCCGGCGATGCAAGCGCCTTCTCAAACGCTGCCTTCATGGCAATTGCTACGGGCCAGGTGTGTGTATTGTCACTCATCACCACCATTCATCATGATCGCTTTCAG CGTTTAGTCGAGATTATAACAGTTTCCGTGAAAAACGCGAAGTCCTACGAAAGAAACGTCTATCAACGATACGTCGACACGTATTACAAGTTTTACGGACTGACTGCAATGTGGAATTACATGAGCGCAATGGTCGTCATCGTTGGGAGTATTTTTCTACCTCAGCCGCTCCCAACGATCTCCGAATATCCGTTCCGCGTCGATTACGGACTCGTGAGGATTGTAATCTTTCTGCATCAAGCCATTGTCGGCCTTCAATGCTCAGCATCGATCAGCCTGAACATGTTCGCAGCATTGTTACTTCTGTACGCCGCAGCGCGATACGAGATACTGATGATAGATCTGAGAGAGTCTACCAGCATCGATGCGTTGATCGCGTGCGTGAAAAAGTATCACGCAGTGACCAG ATTTGCAAAGGATGTTATCAATGGTACTCGAGGCATAGCTGTCGTCACGGTAACAGCTGGCAGTATGAAGGTTGTACTATGTGGTTTGAATATTATAGGA TTTATGACTTTGGCTTGGACTACATTGATGGAGGTTTTCATGTGCGCGTTGCCGGCCGACAGTTTGATAAATACG AGTACAAACGCTGTTCGAAGTGCATACGAATCGACATGGTACGATCAAGTACTGGCTGTGCAAAAAACTATACTTCGCGTTTTAGTACCTCAGGAGGCTATGGCCATCCGCGTTACGTGCTTAATCCCTGCACTGTCTTTGGAATATTACTGCTCG TACCTTTCACACGCTTTCTCCTTATTTACTGCTCTGCGAATGGTGTTTGGCGAAGACGCCGATTTTCTGTCATCCAAATCAACTAATAGCACATGTTGCGCTGATTAA
- the LOC143361303 gene encoding uncharacterized protein LOC143361303 isoform X3, with amino-acid sequence MAIATGQVCVLSLITTIHHDRFQRLVEIITVSVKNAKSYERNVYQRYVDTYYKFYGLTAMWNYMSAMVVIVGSIFLPQPLPTISEYPFRVDYGLVRIVIFLHQAIVGLQCSASISLNMFAALLLLYAAARYEILMIDLRESTSIDALIACVKKYHAVTRFAKDVINGTRGIAVVTVTAGSMKVVLCGLNIIGRTTFLEKVQFMTLAWTTLMEVFMCALPADSLINTSTNAVRSAYESTWYDQVLAVQKTILRVLVPQEAMAIRVTCLIPALSLEYYCSYLSHAFSLFTALRMVFGEDADFLSSKSTNSTCCAD; translated from the exons ATGGCAATTGCTACGGGCCAGGTGTGTGTATTGTCACTCATCACCACCATTCATCATGATCGCTTTCAG CGTTTAGTCGAGATTATAACAGTTTCCGTGAAAAACGCGAAGTCCTACGAAAGAAACGTCTATCAACGATACGTCGACACGTATTACAAGTTTTACGGACTGACTGCAATGTGGAATTACATGAGCGCAATGGTCGTCATCGTTGGGAGTATTTTTCTACCTCAGCCGCTCCCAACGATCTCCGAATATCCGTTCCGCGTCGATTACGGACTCGTGAGGATTGTAATCTTTCTGCATCAAGCCATTGTCGGCCTTCAATGCTCAGCATCGATCAGCCTGAACATGTTCGCAGCATTGTTACTTCTGTACGCCGCAGCGCGATACGAGATACTGATGATAGATCTGAGAGAGTCTACCAGCATCGATGCGTTGATCGCGTGCGTGAAAAAGTATCACGCAGTGACCAG ATTTGCAAAGGATGTTATCAATGGTACTCGAGGCATAGCTGTCGTCACGGTAACAGCTGGCAGTATGAAGGTTGTACTATGTGGTTTGAATATTATAGGA CGAACAACCTTCTTGGAAAAAGTGCAGTTTATGACTTTGGCTTGGACTACATTGATGGAGGTTTTCATGTGCGCGTTGCCGGCCGACAGTTTGATAAATACG AGTACAAACGCTGTTCGAAGTGCATACGAATCGACATGGTACGATCAAGTACTGGCTGTGCAAAAAACTATACTTCGCGTTTTAGTACCTCAGGAGGCTATGGCCATCCGCGTTACGTGCTTAATCCCTGCACTGTCTTTGGAATATTACTGCTCG TACCTTTCACACGCTTTCTCCTTATTTACTGCTCTGCGAATGGTGTTTGGCGAAGACGCCGATTTTCTGTCATCCAAATCAACTAATAGCACATGTTGCGCTGATTAA
- the LOC143361303 gene encoding uncharacterized protein LOC143361303 isoform X4, whose amino-acid sequence MSIATGQACILSLITTIHHDRFQRLVEIITVSVKNAKSYERNVYQRYVDTYYKFYGLTAMWNYMSAMVVIVGSIFLPQPLPTISEYPFRVDYGLVRIVIFLHQAIVGLQCSASISLNMFAALLLLYAAARYEILMIDLRESTSIDALIACVKKYHAVTRFAKDVINGTRGIAVVTVTAGSMKVVLCGLNIIGRTTFLEKVQFMTLAWTTLMEVFMCALPADSLINTSTNAVRSAYESTWYDQVLAVQKTILRVLVPQEAMAIRVTCLIPALSLEYYCSYLSHAFSLFTALRMVFGEDADFLSSKSTNSTCCAD is encoded by the exons CGTTTAGTCGAGATTATAACAGTTTCCGTGAAAAACGCGAAGTCCTACGAAAGAAACGTCTATCAACGATACGTCGACACGTATTACAAGTTTTACGGACTGACTGCAATGTGGAATTACATGAGCGCAATGGTCGTCATCGTTGGGAGTATTTTTCTACCTCAGCCGCTCCCAACGATCTCCGAATATCCGTTCCGCGTCGATTACGGACTCGTGAGGATTGTAATCTTTCTGCATCAAGCCATTGTCGGCCTTCAATGCTCAGCATCGATCAGCCTGAACATGTTCGCAGCATTGTTACTTCTGTACGCCGCAGCGCGATACGAGATACTGATGATAGATCTGAGAGAGTCTACCAGCATCGATGCGTTGATCGCGTGCGTGAAAAAGTATCACGCAGTGACCAG ATTTGCAAAGGATGTTATCAATGGTACTCGAGGCATAGCTGTCGTCACGGTAACAGCTGGCAGTATGAAGGTTGTACTATGTGGTTTGAATATTATAGGA CGAACAACCTTCTTGGAAAAAGTGCAGTTTATGACTTTGGCTTGGACTACATTGATGGAGGTTTTCATGTGCGCGTTGCCGGCCGACAGTTTGATAAATACG AGTACAAACGCTGTTCGAAGTGCATACGAATCGACATGGTACGATCAAGTACTGGCTGTGCAAAAAACTATACTTCGCGTTTTAGTACCTCAGGAGGCTATGGCCATCCGCGTTACGTGCTTAATCCCTGCACTGTCTTTGGAATATTACTGCTCG TACCTTTCACACGCTTTCTCCTTATTTACTGCTCTGCGAATGGTGTTTGGCGAAGACGCCGATTTTCTGTCATCCAAATCAACTAATAGCACATGTTGCGCTGATTAA
- the LOC143361303 gene encoding uncharacterized protein LOC143361303 isoform X5, which yields MWNYMSAMVVIVGSIFLPQPLPTISEYPFRVDYGLVRIVIFLHQAIVGLQCSASISLNMFAALLLLYAAARYEILMIDLRESTSIDALIACVKKYHAVTRFAKDVINGTRGIAVVTVTAGSMKVVLCGLNIIGRTTFLEKVQFMTLAWTTLMEVFMCALPADSLINTSTNAVRSAYESTWYDQVLAVQKTILRVLVPQEAMAIRVTCLIPALSLEYYCSYLSHAFSLFTALRMVFGEDADFLSSKSTNSTCCAD from the exons ATGTGGAATTACATGAGCGCAATGGTCGTCATCGTTGGGAGTATTTTTCTACCTCAGCCGCTCCCAACGATCTCCGAATATCCGTTCCGCGTCGATTACGGACTCGTGAGGATTGTAATCTTTCTGCATCAAGCCATTGTCGGCCTTCAATGCTCAGCATCGATCAGCCTGAACATGTTCGCAGCATTGTTACTTCTGTACGCCGCAGCGCGATACGAGATACTGATGATAGATCTGAGAGAGTCTACCAGCATCGATGCGTTGATCGCGTGCGTGAAAAAGTATCACGCAGTGACCAG ATTTGCAAAGGATGTTATCAATGGTACTCGAGGCATAGCTGTCGTCACGGTAACAGCTGGCAGTATGAAGGTTGTACTATGTGGTTTGAATATTATAGGA CGAACAACCTTCTTGGAAAAAGTGCAGTTTATGACTTTGGCTTGGACTACATTGATGGAGGTTTTCATGTGCGCGTTGCCGGCCGACAGTTTGATAAATACG AGTACAAACGCTGTTCGAAGTGCATACGAATCGACATGGTACGATCAAGTACTGGCTGTGCAAAAAACTATACTTCGCGTTTTAGTACCTCAGGAGGCTATGGCCATCCGCGTTACGTGCTTAATCCCTGCACTGTCTTTGGAATATTACTGCTCG TACCTTTCACACGCTTTCTCCTTATTTACTGCTCTGCGAATGGTGTTTGGCGAAGACGCCGATTTTCTGTCATCCAAATCAACTAATAGCACATGTTGCGCTGATTAA
- the LOC143361337 gene encoding putative cytochrome P450 12a5, mitochondrial, whose translation MKMAKPLTANDNQKCLNLNTTEIISASMARSQAAVVTDTLNRTDAIPLLDPIDDSSSSFEVSTQRIDPPFLADKSPLPFEEIPGPAILKLWEKYWKYVPLLGTQLFSSLLINRFTQGRLSWNRNVTPMKYLFNEYGCIVRINGPLSGDIVMIHRPEHIAEVFKQEGDTPIRSGIDILQHYHLHHRKYRLAGPFSLQSSEWLDIREKVEMDFKNIASSFFGRIDLVCDEFISRIYKTRNKQDEVPRNFHEDTMRWAMECFSTIVFNKHIGFLDTAGYNATSEPSQIINAVMTAHKYMNRCETGFQVWRFFLTPFAKNLFGACDVIDGMIGKYVRQAQSKLRSRSLAGDKTKETEEDLPVLEKLLLTDGVHSDDICTILLDMIILGVQAMANCEAFLLYHLARNPRTQRKLYDEIINVLPTNDSPLTEDALREMHYLKACLQESLRLRPAFPYFTRLLPKTISLHGYTIPKGTFVIMANQLTSQREENYEDPEKFRPERWMSSSCEQNTDFSCLPFGHGARSCLGKNMAETTMMLQTAKIVRQFRIEYDYADIKSRFMMMNVPNKPLRFRFVDRI comes from the exons ATGAAGATGGCGAAGCCGTTGACGGCGAACGATAACCAGAAATGCCTGAATCTGAATACCACTGAGATAATCT CTGCATCGATGGCACGGAGTCAAGCGGCCGTCGTTACAGACACCTTGAATCGCACAGACGCGATTCCATTGTTGGATCCGATCGACGATTCCTCATCCTCCTTCGAGGTGTCTACTCAAAGAATTGATCCACCGTTCCTCGCGGATAAATCACCGTTGCCATTCGAGGAAATCCCTGGGCCCGCGATCCTGAAGCTTTGGGAGAAGTATTGGAAATACGTGCCGCTCCTCGGTACGCAACTGTTTTCCAGTCTGCTAATCAACAGATTCACCCAGG GACGCTTATCGTGGAATCGCAACGTCACGCCGATGAAGTATCTTTTCAACGAATACGGATGCATCGTGAGAATCAATGGACCTCTTTCAGGAGATATTGTCATGATCCACAG ACCGGAACACATAGCCGAAGTATTCAAACAGGAAGGAGACACGCCGATTCGCAGCGGTATCGACATATTGCAGCACTATCATTTGCATCATCGGAAGTATCGTTTAGCTGGACCCTTTTCGCT GCAGTCTTCGGAGTGGTTGGATATAAGAGAGAAGGTCGAAATGGATTTCAAGAATATAGCGTCCAGTTTCTTTGGCAGGATCGATTTGGTCTGCGACGAGTTCATTTCCAGGATATACAAGACGCGCAACAAACAGGACGAA GTGCCCCGCAATTTCCACGAAGACACGATGCGCTGGGCCATGGAATGCTTCTCGACCATCGTCTTCAACAAACACATAGGTTTCTTGGACACGGCCGGTTACAACGCCACGTCCGAGCCCTCGCAGATCATCAACGCTGTAATGACTGCCCACAAGTACATGAATCGCTGCGAGACAGGCTTCCAGGTCTGGCGGTTCTTTTTGACGCCGTTCGCCAAGAATCTCTTCGGGGCTTGCGACGTTATCGACGG AATGATCGGGAAGTACGTTCGCCAGGCGCAAAGTAAACTTCGAAGTCGATCTCTCGCGGGAGATAAAACGAAAGAGACGGAAGAAGACCTGCCGGTTCTTGAGAAACTTCTCCTAACCGATGGCGTACACTCTGACGACATCTGCACGATACTGCTGGACATGATCATTCTAGGAGTGCAGGCG ATGGCGAACTGCGAGGCATTCCTTTTGTATCATTTGGCGAGAAATCCGAGGACCCAGAGGAAATTGTACGACGAGATAATAAACGTTTTACCAACGAATGATTCCCCGTTGACCGAAGACGCGTTAAGGGAAATGCATTATTTAAAAGCGTGTCTTCAGGAGAGTCTCAG GTTGCGTCCAGCATTTCCATATTTCACCAGACTATTGCCGAAGACCATATCTCTTCACGGGTACACGATACCAAAAGGG ACGTTCGTAATAATGGCGAATCAACTAACGTCGCAAAGAGAAGAAAACTACGAAGACCCTGAAAAGTTCCGACCAGAAAGATGGATGAGCAGCTCCTGTGAACAGAACACAGATTTCAGCTGTCTACCTTTCGGTCATGGCGCGCGGTCGTGTTTAGGGAAGAATATGGCTGAGACGACCATGATGTTGCAAACTGCGAAG ATTGTCCGACAGTTCAGAATCGAGTACGATTACGCTGACATCAAGAGTAGATTTATGATGATGAACGTGCCGAACAAACCACTTCGTTTCCGTTTTGTCGACAGGATTTAA
- the LOC143361527 gene encoding H2.0-like homeobox protein yields MNEVKTRVVDATNCSRQLKFGVERILSDEISAKKTDVLRPLPVQFSTVRCPCPGSCVRCEALRICPPFSYGQTTIPGNYGNTNHGIIENYGNIYRPAPLRPVPRPPITTTTTPNNQPEASTRRKRSWSRAVFSSLQRKGLERRFTLQKYITKPDRRQLAATLGLTDAQVKVWFQNRRMKWRHTKEGEIASPSNPDSQKDTTRKLTKDTAKCSTEKTVSEDEEDVEIEVDV; encoded by the exons ATGAACGAAGTCAAAACCCGCGTCGTGGATGCAACGAACTGTTCGAGGCAGTTGAAGTTCGGCGTGGAACGCATACTATCGGACGAAATCTCGGCGAAGAAGACAG ATGTACTCAGGCCACTTCCGGTGCAATTCTCGACGGTGCGGTGCCCTTGCCCTGGAAGCTGCGTCAGGTGCGAGGCCCTCCGAATCTGCCCTCCATTTTCATACGGGCAGACCACCATCCCCGGGAACTATGGCAACACGAACCACGGAATTATCGAAAATTATGGGAATATTTATCGACCGGCTCCGCTTCGACCTGTTCCTCGAC CTCCGATAACAACCACCACGACACCGAACAATCAACCAGAGGCCAGTACCAGAAGAAAAAGATCGTGGTCCAGAGCAGTTTTCAGCTCCTTACAGCGGAAAGGATTAGAAAGAAGATTCACCTTGCAGAAGTACATAACGAAACCTGACAGGAGGCAACTCGCCGCGACATTAGGGCTCACGGATGCTCAG GTGAAAGTCTGGTTTCAAAATCGACGAATGAAATGGCGACACACGAAGGAAGGCGAGATCGCTTCTCCGTCGAATCCTGACTCGCAAAAGGACACGACTAGGAAATTAACGAAGGACACTGCAAAATGTTCAACAGAAAAGACTGTTTCCGAGGACGAGGAGGATGTCGAGATCGAAGTCGACGTGTGA
- the LOC143361420 gene encoding uncharacterized protein LOC143361420, producing MATGNTSSGPLISAAFILFVLSCLKVASANRTTLYADEARGLSELPMSELIHIRSSLMDEEDIFEDDEASSRTLSVSLPMALPLKRNAKRNNERPLRRYGEHYEEKGKGDTKISKIFQLAVTALSFLAFGGYLLTLIIMAIRRNSGGGNNGNVIVLSNLQGLQNYMRPKRNIFDPAENNFEVEKLYQGMIMLSRSYAIYETRK from the exons ATGGCAACGGG AAACACCAGCAGCGGACCACTCATTTCTGCGGCATTCATTTTATTCGTGTTATCTTGTTTAAAAGTCGCGTCTGCGAATCGGACGACTTTATACGCGGACGAGGCTCGCGGTCTCAGCGAGTTGCCGATGAGCGAGCTGATTCACATCAGGTCTTCGCTCATGGACGAAGAAG ACATCTTCGAGGACGACGAAGCATCGAGCAGAACGTTATCCGTCTCGCTGCCAATGGCGCTTCCCTTGAAGAGGAACGCGAAGAGGAACAACGAGAGGCCGTTGAGACGATACGGCGAACACTACGAAGAGAAAGGAAAAGGAGATACGAAAATCTCAAAAATATTCCAGCTGGCCGTAACCGCGCTCTCGTTCCTCGCTTTCGGCGGCTATTTGCTCACGCTCATAATAATGGCAATTCGCCGAAACTCCGGGGGCGGGAACAACGGGAACGTGATCGTTCTATCG AATCTGCAGGGACTGCAGAACTACATGCGGCCGAAGCGGAACATCTTCGATCCTGCGGAAAATAACTTCGAGGTCGAGAAACTCTATCAGGGAATGATCATGTTGTCGCGATCTTACGCGATATACGAAACGCGAAAATGA
- the LOC143361347 gene encoding uncharacterized protein LOC143361347: MRKFLCVLICVLGISVADSLQQKDGVLDKIKAGLEYATNYLETAKDIADLVARSLGRKQKEKRGEDEQNEKGGFVPSNVMTAFFRMIGLDSQKVTAIVVNSVIFLAQMISSLFELKPPKENIGRDSNDEDDTSNWNPASMIMESKNERIQKLIEQAHSEELPNQLMERIDSVDAACVRLLLCKTSPVIRAAQHYLKNNVPDESRRMTAWLPSKDKFEENSDQCEHTHADCSLFS, translated from the exons ATGCGAAAATTTCTCTGCGTCTTGATCTGTGTCCTGGGAATCTCTGTTGCCGACTCCTTGCAACAGAAGGATG GAGTGCTGGACAAGATTAAAGCAGGTTTGGAGTACGCAACGAATTACCTAGAAACAGCAAAAGACATTGCTGACTTGGTGGCCAGAAGTTTGGGccgaaaacaaaaagaaaaacgaggGGAGGACGAGCAGAACGAGAAGGGAGGTTTCGTGCCTTCGAACGTCATGACAGCGTTTTTTCGGATGATCGGTCTGGACTCGCAGAAAGTCACGGCGATCGTTGTGAACAGCGTCATATTTCTTGCGCAAATG ATCAGTTCGCTGTTCGAATTGAAACCGCCGAAGGAAAATATCGGAAGGGATTCGAACGACGAGGACGACACTTCCAACTGGAATCCAGCCAGCATGATCATGGAAAGCAAAAACGAAAGA ATTCAGAAATTAATCGAGCAAGCACACAGCGAAGAACTGCCCAACCAGTTGATGGAAAGGATAGATAGCGTGGATGCCGCTTGCGTGCGATTATTACTGTGCAAAACCTCACCGGTGATAAGGGCTGCTCAGCATTATCTGAAGAACAATGTtccggacgagtcccgtcgcatGACCGCCTGGCTGCCCAGCAAGGATAAATTCGAGGAAAACAGCGACCAGTGCGAGCACACGCACGCAGACTGCAGTTTATTTTCTTAG